From Desmodus rotundus isolate HL8 chromosome 12, HLdesRot8A.1, whole genome shotgun sequence, one genomic window encodes:
- the IGLON5 gene encoding igLON family member 5 isoform X1, translated as MRQIPKDEEALILEKPVLPEEPETSKETEAKTSPVSVGGLLSQSLEFSSPADNYTVCEGDNATLSCFIDEHVTRVAWLNRSNILYAGNDRWTSDPRVRLLINTPEEFSILITQVGLGDEGLYTCSFQTPHQPYTTQVYLIVHVPARIVNISSPVTVNEGGNVNLLCLAVGRPEPTVTWRQLRDGFTSEGEILEISDIQRGQAGEYECVTHNGVNSAPDSRRVLVTVNYPPTITDVTSARTALGRAALLRCEAMAVPPADFQWYKDDRLLSSGTAEGLKVQTERTRSMLLFANVSARHYGNYTCRAANRLGTSSASMRLLRPGSLENSAPRPPGPLTLLSALGWLWWRM; from the exons ATGCGTCAGATCCCCAAGGACGAAGAGGCCCTGATCCTCGAGAAACCAGTGCTGCCGGAGGAGCCAGAGACATCCAAGGAGACTGAAGCTAAAACTTCACCAGTCTCGGTTGGAG GGCTGCTGTCCCAGAGCCTGGAGTTCAGCTCCCCCGCCGACAACTACACAGTGTGTGAAGGCGACAATGCCACCCTCAG CTGCTTCATCGACGAGCACGTGACACGCGTGGCCTGGCTGAACCGCTCCAACATCCTGTACGCGGGCAACGACCGCTGGACCAGTGACCCGCGGGTGCGGCTGCTCATCAACACGCCTGAGGAGTTCTCCATCCTCATCACCCAGGTGGGGCTGGGCGACGAGGGCCTCTACACCTGCTCCTTCCAGACCCCCCACCAGCCGTATACCACTCAGGTCTACCTCATCGTGCATG tCCCCGCCCGTATTGTGAACATCTCCTCACCTGTGACAGTGAATGAGGGGGGCAACGTGAACCTGCTTTGTCTGGCTGTGGGGCGGCCGGAGCCCACAGTCACCTGGAGGCAGCTCCGAG ACGGCTTCACCTCTGAGGGCGAGATCCTGGAGATTTCGGACATCCAGCGGGGTCAGGCTGGAGAATATGAATGCGTGACTCACAATGGGGTCAACTCAGCACCAGACAGCCGCCGCGTGCTGGTCACAGTCAACT ATCCGCCGACCATCACGGATGTGACCAGCGCCCGCACGGCCCTGGGCCGGGCCGCCCTCCTGCGCTGCGAAGCCATGGCTGTGCCCCCAGCGGACTTCCAGTGGTACAAGGATGACAGACT GCTGAGCAGCGGCACGGCCGAGGGCCTGAAGGTGCAGACGGAGCGCACCCGCTCGATGCTACTCTTTGCCAACGTGAGCGCCCGGCATTACGGCAACTACACGTGTCGCGCGGCCAATCGGCTCGGAACGTCCAGCGCCTCCATGCGGCTCCTGC gCCCAGGATCCCTGGAGAACTCAGCCCCGAGGCCCCCGGGGCCCCTgaccctcctctctgccctgggctgGCTGTGGTGGAGGATGTAG
- the IGLON5 gene encoding igLON family member 5 isoform X2, giving the protein MPPPAPGARLRLLAAAALAGLAVISRGLLSQSLEFSSPADNYTVCEGDNATLSCFIDEHVTRVAWLNRSNILYAGNDRWTSDPRVRLLINTPEEFSILITQVGLGDEGLYTCSFQTPHQPYTTQVYLIVHVPARIVNISSPVTVNEGGNVNLLCLAVGRPEPTVTWRQLRDGFTSEGEILEISDIQRGQAGEYECVTHNGVNSAPDSRRVLVTVNYPPTITDVTSARTALGRAALLRCEAMAVPPADFQWYKDDRLLSSGTAEGLKVQTERTRSMLLFANVSARHYGNYTCRAANRLGTSSASMRLLRPGSLENSAPRPPGPLTLLSALGWLWWRM; this is encoded by the exons aTGCCCCCCCCTGCACCCGGGGCCCGGCTCCGGCtcctcgccgccgccgccctgGCTGGCCTGGCCGTCATCAGCCGAG GGCTGCTGTCCCAGAGCCTGGAGTTCAGCTCCCCCGCCGACAACTACACAGTGTGTGAAGGCGACAATGCCACCCTCAG CTGCTTCATCGACGAGCACGTGACACGCGTGGCCTGGCTGAACCGCTCCAACATCCTGTACGCGGGCAACGACCGCTGGACCAGTGACCCGCGGGTGCGGCTGCTCATCAACACGCCTGAGGAGTTCTCCATCCTCATCACCCAGGTGGGGCTGGGCGACGAGGGCCTCTACACCTGCTCCTTCCAGACCCCCCACCAGCCGTATACCACTCAGGTCTACCTCATCGTGCATG tCCCCGCCCGTATTGTGAACATCTCCTCACCTGTGACAGTGAATGAGGGGGGCAACGTGAACCTGCTTTGTCTGGCTGTGGGGCGGCCGGAGCCCACAGTCACCTGGAGGCAGCTCCGAG ACGGCTTCACCTCTGAGGGCGAGATCCTGGAGATTTCGGACATCCAGCGGGGTCAGGCTGGAGAATATGAATGCGTGACTCACAATGGGGTCAACTCAGCACCAGACAGCCGCCGCGTGCTGGTCACAGTCAACT ATCCGCCGACCATCACGGATGTGACCAGCGCCCGCACGGCCCTGGGCCGGGCCGCCCTCCTGCGCTGCGAAGCCATGGCTGTGCCCCCAGCGGACTTCCAGTGGTACAAGGATGACAGACT GCTGAGCAGCGGCACGGCCGAGGGCCTGAAGGTGCAGACGGAGCGCACCCGCTCGATGCTACTCTTTGCCAACGTGAGCGCCCGGCATTACGGCAACTACACGTGTCGCGCGGCCAATCGGCTCGGAACGTCCAGCGCCTCCATGCGGCTCCTGC gCCCAGGATCCCTGGAGAACTCAGCCCCGAGGCCCCCGGGGCCCCTgaccctcctctctgccctgggctgGCTGTGGTGGAGGATGTAG